The Nocardia sp. NBC_01503 sequence CTCCTGGACGCCATGGACGAATCCGATCGGGTCGACCTGCTCGAATCCTTCGCGGTACCACTGCCGGTCACGGTCATCTGCCATCTCCTGGGTGTCGCCATCGAGGATCATGACACCTTCCGCGCATGGACCCGAGCGATGGTGGGGACCGCCGATTCGGCGACCGACCGCGCCCGGGCGCACGACGATATGGTGCGATTCCTACGGGATACGGTGCGCGACAAACAGGCCGATCCGGGCGATGATCTGCTCTCGCTACTCGTCACCGATACCGACGCCGACCTCGATGAGCAGGAGTTGGTCGGTATGGCCCTGCTGCTCCTGGTCGCCGGGCATGAGACCACCGTGAACCTCATCGGCAATGGCATGCTCGCTCTGCTCCGCGACCGCCCCTGGCTGGACCGGCTCCGCGCCGATCCGGAGCTCATCCCCGACGCCGTCGAGGAGTTCCTGCGCTTCGACGGCCCCGTCAACCTCGCCACCCCGCGCTTCACCGTGGAGCCGATCACGATCGGCGACACCGTGATTCCGGCCGGGGAGGTCGTGTACGTGGCGCTCTCGGCGGGCAATCATGATCCCGCGCACTATCCCGACCCGGACCACCTCGACCTCACCGCCGACCGCGACTCCCACCTGGCCTTCGGACACGGCGTCCACTTCTGCGTCGGCGCACCCCTGGCCCGTCTCGAGGCGCGCACGGCATTCGCCGGTCTTTTGCACCGATTTCCCGATATCGAACTTGCCGTGGCCGAATCCGATCTGCACCGGTACCCGAACCCCATTATCCGCGGCCTCACCGACCTGCCGGTTCGCTTGGGAAGAACCGAATCCATCCGGAACCCCGTCGGCTCCGAAGATAGATAGCCATCGGTTCGCGGCACGCCGAGCTTCCGCTCATACCGGGGGGGCTGGCACAGTCGTGGCAGTCTTCCCCATGCTCCGACGACCGTGAGCATCGACAGATCAGGGAGGGTTTCATGGCAAAAATGGGTAGGCGAAAGCGCTCGCGACTCAATACGCAGGCGTTCCTGGCAAGTGGTGGAGTCTCCAAGAAGCAACGCGAGGCCGCCGAAGCCGACAGCACCGCCGCGGCGGCCGCCGACGCACCGAGTGTCGCAGCGCCCAAGGCGAAGACGGCCGCCAAGGCCGAGGCGAAACCCGCCGCACAACCCACCGGCGACCTCGATATCGCCGCACTCGCCGACCGGGTCAAGGCCCGCCGCCGCGAAATGGGCTGGACCCAGGGCGATGTCGCCAAGAAGGGCGGACCGGCCGCGGGCATGATCAGCCAGATCGAACGCAGCCTGGTCGAATCCCCCGCCGCGGAGGTCCTCGCCAAACTCGACGCCGGTTTGGATTGGCCCGCCGATACCGCCGCCGCCATCCTCGCGGGCCGCGTCGCCGTCGACGCGTGACCGCGCAGCGTCCGGCCGTTCCGCTCGACCGGAACGGCCGTGTCGCTCAATCCCCTTGCGGGTGCCCGTGGCGCAGCTCGCCGAGAATGGTGAGCGTCGGAATGCGGCCCGCCTCGGTGTGACTGAGCATGGCGTACTCGGCCAGGCGTTCGTCCCCGGAGGTGATGGCCGCGATCAGGTGCCGATGATCGTCGAGTTGTTCGGCCACATCGCGCTCGGTGGTGATTAAGAACAGCCACGCCACGCTCGGGCGTCAATGTGGTGGATGCGGACGGTGCCCGCTCCATCTACCGAAACGAGCAGCTCGGACTCGACGGATTCGACGATGCCGCAAGGTTTCTCGACTGGGCCCGGGCGCGTGACTCCGATCTCGTACACGGTGCGCTACCGCCGTGCCGGATCGAAACGCTGAGCGAAGACCTCATGCGGCGCACTGCGAAACTCGCCGCCGAATCCGGGGTGCCGGTGCGCCTGCACGCATTGCAGGGTTTGCTCGAACGGCGGCTCATCCTGGACAGCTTCGGCGTGCCACCGCTGCAGGTATTGGCGCGGATCGGCCTACTGGGGCCGAAACTGCTTATCCCGCATGGAATCTACGTCAACTCGAAGCCCTTGGTCGCAGCGGATACCGAGGCCGATATCGCCACCCTGGCAGCCTCGGGGACCACCGTCATCCACTGCCCGCTCACCATAGCCAGACACGGCGCGGCACTCGACAGCTTCGAGCGCTACCGCGCCGCCGGAGTGCCCCTCGCCCTCAGCACCGACTCGTTCCCACCCCGGGCGCAGCCGCCGACCTGGTCGCCTTCCGACTCGACGACCCCCTCGACGGCGTCCTGGACGATCCGATCCGCACCCTCTGTATGAACAGCACGGCCCGCGCGACCACCTTCAGCATGATCGCGCGGGACGCATGTTCCTGTGCGACGGTCAGGTGCCGGGCATCGATCTACCCGCCATGACCCGCCGCGCCCAGACGCTCTTCGACCGTATGAAAGCCGCCTACGCCGAGCGGGACTATCTACGCCGCGATTGTTGTTCGCCGAATCGGGCTGTGCGGAGGCCACATTCGCGGTGACGGAGGTGACGGAGACGGCCGCGACGGCAACAGCCGCGGTCGCGACAATGGAACGGAATTTCATCAGGAGACTTTCTTCGGGTTATCCGGAATGGGGCTGCTCGAACTTGCCGAGCATTTGCCCGGTGCCGGCATGTGCCTTGAATTCACGCGCTGTCAATCCACGATCACCGAGAGTGACGCACACCGCCAATGTTGCATCGGATCTCCAAAAAACGCAGTTCACAACGCAATTCGAGGAAACCGTCGAGAGATCGGCATACCCTCACCGCCGATGAACGCCGCAATCTGCGGGCCGGATGTCATCACGGCGCCGTGCATACCGCCTCGCTGGGCGGGCATTCATACCTCTAGTCGGCGTGATTCCCCGGCTCGACATCGTCGAATCGGCCCGTGGCGAGGGCGGATTCGCGGTGCCGGTCGGGGAAGCCGGGGCCGAGGCGGGCGGAGATGTCGGCGTGGTGCAGGGGTTCGCGGCAGTGCGCGCAGACGACCTCGGCGTGGGTGTCGTGGTCACAGGTGTTGTGGTGCAGGACGACCGGGGGGCCGTCGGGGGCCAGGTAACGGTCGCCCCAGCGCATCATGGCGGCGATGACGGGGAAGAAATCTCGCCCCTGATCGGTGAGCAGGTATTCCGAGCGGGGCGGGCGGTCCTGGTATTGCACGCGTTCGAGCAGACCCTCCTCGACCAGGCGGGTCAGGCGCTGGGTGAGC is a genomic window containing:
- a CDS encoding helix-turn-helix domain-containing protein — protein: MAKMGRRKRSRLNTQAFLASGGVSKKQREAAEADSTAAAAADAPSVAAPKAKTAAKAEAKPAAQPTGDLDIAALADRVKARRREMGWTQGDVAKKGGPAAGMISQIERSLVESPAAEVLAKLDAGLDWPADTAAAILAGRVAVDA
- a CDS encoding winged helix-turn-helix transcriptional regulator; this encodes MKRTTFATWPCTVARTVDLIGDWWTPLVLREAFYGAKRFDEFERILGLSRNVLTQRLTRLVEEGLLERVQYQDRPPRSEYLLTDQGRDFFPVIAAMMRWGDRYLAPDGPPVVLHHNTCDHDTHAEVVCAHCREPLHHADISARLGPGFPDRHRESALATGRFDDVEPGNHAD
- a CDS encoding amidohydrolase family protein translates to MVDADGARSIYRNEQLGLDGFDDAARFLDWARARDSDLVHGALPPCRIETLSEDLMRRTAKLAAESGVPVRLHALQGLLERRLILDSFGVPPLQVLARIGLLGPKLLIPHGIYVNSKPLVAADTEADIATLAASGTTVIHCPLTIARHGAALDSFERYRAAGVPLALSTDSFPPRAQPPTWSPSDSTTPSTASWTIRSAPSV
- a CDS encoding cytochrome P450 family protein, yielding MSELLDDNFFADPHEYYRRWRAHGPVRRVDFGDGLDRWLILGYEQGRAALADPRLRKDIAYFNAVLARKRGVARVNPRPQEVLRHMLNSDPPDHTRLRKAVARAFTARQVARLQPIIERTTAELLDAMDESDRVDLLESFAVPLPVTVICHLLGVAIEDHDTFRAWTRAMVGTADSATDRARAHDDMVRFLRDTVRDKQADPGDDLLSLLVTDTDADLDEQELVGMALLLLVAGHETTVNLIGNGMLALLRDRPWLDRLRADPELIPDAVEEFLRFDGPVNLATPRFTVEPITIGDTVIPAGEVVYVALSAGNHDPAHYPDPDHLDLTADRDSHLAFGHGVHFCVGAPLARLEARTAFAGLLHRFPDIELAVAESDLHRYPNPIIRGLTDLPVRLGRTESIRNPVGSEDR